The segment CGGGCCGGCGCCTCGAAGGAGACGCTTTACCGGCATTTCGGCAGCAAGGAGGGGTTGTTCTCGGAAGTCGTGCGCGGCCGCAGCGAACGCATCTATCGTAGCGTAGAGCGCGAGATCGGCCAGCGCAACGATCCGCGCGAGGTTTTGCGGCAGCTTGGATTTAATTTGTTGAATATGCTGCTGAATGAAGACCCCCTGTGTTTTTTCCGCATCGTCATCGCCGAGGTCCAGCGCACGCCGGAACTCGGCCGCATCTTCTTCGAACAGGGCCCCCACCAGCTTATGAAGGATGTTGCCGCCTATCTCGAATATGCGACCGGGGAGGGCTTACTGAACTGTTCGGAGCCGGCCCTCGCAGCCAGGCTGTTCCTGGGGTCCGTTGTGGCCAACCGCCATATCATCAAGCTGCTGGTACCGGATTTCGAAGAGATCACCGAGGAGGTGATCCGCCATCATGTCGATGCGGCGGTGTCGATGTTCCTCGCCGCCTATGGGCCGAGGGCCGCGCAGCAGCACGCCGTCCCGGCGGCGCTTGAGCCCAGCCATGCCTGACGAGGCATCGCCGGCGGCACTGACGCGGCTGTTGCGCTGGTACGCAGATATGGGCGTCGATCTCGCCGTCGACGACATGCCGCATGATCGCTTCGCCGAGTCACAAAATCTTGAACGGCCGCCGAGCGTCCAGCCCGCGCCCATGCCCGCGCCCATGCCTCGCCGCCCGGCGACGGTCCCGGCGCGCGTACCGATGAGTGCGCCGCCATTGTCACCGCCGTTCGCCGGCGTCGCGGAAGCGGTGAAGGCCCAGACCCTGGAGGATTTGCGGGCGGAGCTTCTCGCCTTCGAGGGCTGCGGCCTGAAGGCGACGGCGACGCAGCTTGTTTTCGCCGACGGCAATCCGGAAGCCGACATCATGTTCGTCGGCGAGGCGCCGGGCGCGGACGAGGATCGCATTGGCCGGCCTTTCGTCGGCCGCGCCGGGCAATTGCTCGACAAGATGCTCGCCGCCATCGGCCTCGACCGCACCAAGGTCTACATTGCCAATGTCGTGCCCTGGCGGCCTCCGGGCAACCGGACGCCGACGCCGCTGGAGACGGGTGTCTGCCTGCCGTTCACGCGCCGCCAGATCGAGCTGGTCGCGCCGAAAATCCTCATCTGCCTCGGGGCGCCTTCGATGCAGACGCTGCTCGGCATCAAGGAAGGGATCATGCGCAGCCGCGGCCGCTGGGTGGATTATGATCGCGGCGGCACGATCATCCCGGCCATGGCCATGCTGCATCCGGCCTATCTGCTGCGCCAGCCCTCGCACAAGAAATTCGCCTGGCAGGACCTGCGCGAACTGGCCAAAAAGATCGATAAGATCTGACCGCGCCGAATGAGATCAGACTTTGCGGCCCTTGCAACAGCCGTAATAATCTTGATTGAAATCGGCGAAGATAATTGTCGCAAGTTGCGAGCGCGCGAATGATTGAACCGGATAAATTTGTTCGATGGCAGATCGATCATTTGCAGGCGGAGGTTGCGGTTGCCGGCGCGCGTTCGCCGGCCAGCGCCAATCCGCTTGCCGAGCGGATTTATAGAAGCTCATGGTTCCGCTTCGTGACGCAACATCTGCAGAATTTCTATTGGACGGTGACGCGGCTCGTCGGATTGGGCTACCTGCATGACGGCTCATTGCACAAGCCCCGAGAGGCGAAATGGCATGAACCGGCGCCGCTGCCCGTCAAGCTTCTCGCGCCGGTGCAATTCGCGCCTTTGCAACGGCCGCGGATTTTGTTCGACGTCACTCTTTCCGCGCATCATGGCGCGACGGGAATTGCGCGCGTCATCCGCGAATATGCGAAAGGGGGCGCCGAAACAGGCTGCGGCGTTCCCATGATCGTGTCGAAATCCCTCGATCTGACGCCGGCCTATCCGCAACAGATGCCAGGGCGGAAGCTGACGATCGAGACGGGCGATATTCTCTTTCTCTTCGATTGGATGGGGAACGATCCGGCCACTTTCATTCGCTTGATGGAAGCCGCTGTCCGGAAAGGCGCCCATGTCGTCCTTGGGCTGCATGATATTCTTCCGTTCATGTATCCGGGTCTTTTCCCGGCGGACACCGGGCCGGCCTTGCGCACTTTGGTCGATCGGGGCGTTTCGCTGGCGGACGGGATTGTGACTGTGTCCGGGAGCGCCGCCGAAGATATCCGCGCCTATATCGTTGAAGCTGGCCTCCCGTATCGGCCGGGGTTGGGCATCGGCTGGAATCATTTGGGCGCCGATTTTCAAGATGGAGAGCCTGCCGGCGGGGTCGATCCGAAGCTTGCCGGCGTTTTTCAATCCGCGCCGGTTTTCCTGATGGTCGGCACGGTGGAGCCGCGCAAGGGCCATCGCACCGCCCTCGCCGCGTTCGACAGGCTCTGGCGCGACGGCGCCGAGGTCCGCTATCTCATCGTCGGGGGGATGTATTGGAACGCGCGCTCGATCGGCGAGGAAATCCGCACGCACCCTGAGTTCGGGCGCCGCCTGTTCTGGTTTGATGAGGCCAGCGACGCTGATGTCGCCTATGCCTATCGTCATGCCACGAGCCTGATTTTCGCGAGCCTGTCGGAAGGGTTCGGTTTGCCGCTGGTCGAAGCGGCAAAGTTCGGGCTGCCGATTATCGCCAGCGATATCGCGGTTTTCCGCGAGATCGCCGGCGACGCCGCCAGCTATTTTGAAGCGCTTGACGTGGACTCTCTCGCCGCGCGCCTGCGTGAGAGCCTTGCCGGCAAGAGAATTCCGCCGTTATTTCCGGTTCGGACCTGGCATGAATCAGCGCAGGACCTGTTTGCGCTTCTGCGAAGCGAGAATTATCAACTCGCGCTTCCCCCGCACGTGTCATCGCCGGCGTCCCTGGCTAGCTAGATCGTTGCGGGGTATGCGCTCCAGCGCACAGCAAGGTTTGCGCGTTTGCGGAACGTGATAAAGTGCCGCTGAAAAAGAGGGAGCCGCGCGCATGGAATGGCAGAATTTCCGCCGGTCGGACAATGTCGAGGACCGGCGCGGCGATGATTCCAGCGACCCGTCTATCGGCGGCGGCTTGGGCGCGCCGGGCGGGATTGGCGCCGGCCATCTCGGTCTTGGTGCGATCATCATTCTCGGCTTGATCGGCTGGGCGCTCGGCATTGATCCGCGCGTCCTCATCGGCGGCGCCGAAATGATCCAGGGCGGTGGCCAAAGCGCCACGCAGAGCTCGCCGGCACAGCCGGCGCAACAGGCTTCGACCGAGACCGGCGTGCCAAAAGACCAGATCGGCCAATTCGTTTCGGCAATTCTGGCGGAAACGGAGGATGTCTGGTCGCAGGTTCTGCCGGCGCAAAAGGGCATCCAATACGTGCCGCCGCATCTCGTTCTGTACAATGGCTTCACGCGGTCCGGCTGTGGCGGCGCCGCCGCGTCGATGGGGCCGTTCTATTGCCCGGTCGACAAGAAGGTCTATCTCGACACGTCGTTTTTCCGCGACATGCAGACGAAGTATGGCGGCGGTGGCGATTTCGCCTATGCCTATGTGATCGCGCATGAGATCGGCCATCACATCCAGGATCAGCTCGGTATGCTGACGAAAATCCAGGCGGCGGAGCAGAACGCCGACAGCCAGGAGCAGGCCAATGCGCTCTCCGTGCGCACCGAATTGATGGCCGATTGTCTTGCCGGGGTCTGGGCCAATAACGCGCAGACCAAATATCATGTCATCGACCAGGGCGATGTCGAGAAGGCGGTCGCGACCGCGCAAGCGATCGGCGAC is part of the Methylovirgula ligni genome and harbors:
- a CDS encoding TetR/AcrR family transcriptional regulator encodes the protein MRRVPRGEKRRDEIAAVAESVFLELGFNDATMQIVASRAGASKETLYRHFGSKEGLFSEVVRGRSERIYRSVEREIGQRNDPREVLRQLGFNLLNMLLNEDPLCFFRIVIAEVQRTPELGRIFFEQGPHQLMKDVAAYLEYATGEGLLNCSEPALAARLFLGSVVANRHIIKLLVPDFEEITEEVIRHHVDAAVSMFLAAYGPRAAQQHAVPAALEPSHA
- the ypfJ gene encoding KPN_02809 family neutral zinc metallopeptidase — translated: MEWQNFRRSDNVEDRRGDDSSDPSIGGGLGAPGGIGAGHLGLGAIIILGLIGWALGIDPRVLIGGAEMIQGGGQSATQSSPAQPAQQASTETGVPKDQIGQFVSAILAETEDVWSQVLPAQKGIQYVPPHLVLYNGFTRSGCGGAAASMGPFYCPVDKKVYLDTSFFRDMQTKYGGGGDFAYAYVIAHEIGHHIQDQLGMLTKIQAAEQNADSQEQANALSVRTELMADCLAGVWANNAQTKYHVIDQGDVEKAVATAQAIGDDRLQKAAQGYAVPDSFTHGSAAQRVQWLETGLKSGQIDSCNTFAQ
- a CDS encoding glycosyltransferase family 4 protein translates to MIEPDKFVRWQIDHLQAEVAVAGARSPASANPLAERIYRSSWFRFVTQHLQNFYWTVTRLVGLGYLHDGSLHKPREAKWHEPAPLPVKLLAPVQFAPLQRPRILFDVTLSAHHGATGIARVIREYAKGGAETGCGVPMIVSKSLDLTPAYPQQMPGRKLTIETGDILFLFDWMGNDPATFIRLMEAAVRKGAHVVLGLHDILPFMYPGLFPADTGPALRTLVDRGVSLADGIVTVSGSAAEDIRAYIVEAGLPYRPGLGIGWNHLGADFQDGEPAGGVDPKLAGVFQSAPVFLMVGTVEPRKGHRTALAAFDRLWRDGAEVRYLIVGGMYWNARSIGEEIRTHPEFGRRLFWFDEASDADVAYAYRHATSLIFASLSEGFGLPLVEAAKFGLPIIASDIAVFREIAGDAASYFEALDVDSLAARLRESLAGKRIPPLFPVRTWHESAQDLFALLRSENYQLALPPHVSSPASLAS
- a CDS encoding uracil-DNA glycosylase — protein: MPDEASPAALTRLLRWYADMGVDLAVDDMPHDRFAESQNLERPPSVQPAPMPAPMPRRPATVPARVPMSAPPLSPPFAGVAEAVKAQTLEDLRAELLAFEGCGLKATATQLVFADGNPEADIMFVGEAPGADEDRIGRPFVGRAGQLLDKMLAAIGLDRTKVYIANVVPWRPPGNRTPTPLETGVCLPFTRRQIELVAPKILICLGAPSMQTLLGIKEGIMRSRGRWVDYDRGGTIIPAMAMLHPAYLLRQPSHKKFAWQDLRELAKKIDKI